A window of the Pseudoalteromonas sp. A25 genome harbors these coding sequences:
- the hfq gene encoding RNA chaperone Hfq: MAKGQSLQDPFLNVLRRERIPVSIFLVNGIKLQGKIQSFDQFVILLENTVNQMVYKHAISTVVPARAVNFQSAQGAEGTEQNDDGNY, encoded by the coding sequence ATGGCAAAAGGCCAATCGTTACAAGACCCATTTTTGAATGTCTTACGTCGTGAGCGCATTCCTGTTTCAATTTTTTTAGTCAACGGCATAAAATTACAAGGTAAAATTCAATCATTTGACCAATTCGTTATTTTGTTAGAGAACACAGTAAATCAAATGGTTTACAAACATGCTATCTCTACGGTTGTACCTGCTCGTGCAGTGAATTTCCAAAGTGCACAGGGCGCGGAAGGTACAGAGCAAAATGATGATGGTAACTATTAA
- the hflX gene encoding ribosome rescue GTPase HflX, whose translation MFDRYEAGEQAVLVHIDFPNEGDREDLRELEMLVSSAGVSSLAIVQGSRQAPHAKLFVGTGKAEEIAEIVKIHNADVVIFNHQLSPSQERNLERVCQCRVLDRTTLILDIFAQRARTHEGKLQVELAQLRHISTRLIRGWTHLERQKGGIGLRGPGETQLETDRRLLRERIKSIRKRLEKVATVREQGRRARSRNEVPTVSLVGYTNAGKSTLFNLITNSDVYAADQLFATLDPTLRKLHIDDIGPVILADTVGFIRHLPHDLVAAFKATLTETREADLQIHVVDVADNRRKENIEEVQSVLKEIEADDIMQLLVYNKIDLLEDVRPRIDRNDEGQPIRVWLSAHSGVGTELLSQAISELLAKKIFHHTLCIPPALGRLRGALFNLNAVQQEDYDEQGNWLLQVRLPQIDWERLKKDQGMDIEKFIET comes from the coding sequence TTGTTTGACCGTTATGAAGCCGGCGAACAGGCAGTCTTAGTACACATCGACTTTCCTAACGAAGGTGATCGCGAAGATTTGCGAGAGCTGGAAATGTTGGTGTCTTCTGCAGGTGTTAGTAGTTTGGCGATTGTGCAAGGCAGTCGCCAAGCACCACACGCTAAATTATTCGTCGGCACGGGTAAAGCAGAAGAAATAGCTGAGATTGTCAAAATTCACAATGCAGATGTCGTTATATTTAATCACCAGCTTAGTCCTTCTCAAGAAAGAAACTTAGAACGTGTTTGCCAATGTCGTGTGCTCGACAGAACAACCTTAATACTTGATATTTTTGCACAACGAGCTCGTACGCACGAAGGTAAGTTGCAAGTAGAACTGGCCCAACTTAGACATATTTCAACTCGTTTGATCCGAGGTTGGACGCACTTAGAGCGTCAAAAAGGCGGTATCGGGTTACGAGGTCCAGGCGAAACGCAGCTAGAAACTGATAGACGTTTGTTACGAGAGCGGATCAAAAGTATTCGTAAGCGGCTGGAAAAAGTAGCCACTGTTCGTGAGCAAGGACGACGAGCGCGTAGTCGTAATGAGGTACCAACGGTATCATTGGTGGGTTATACCAACGCCGGTAAGTCGACGCTATTTAATTTGATAACCAACTCAGATGTTTATGCGGCAGATCAATTGTTCGCAACGCTTGATCCTACTTTGCGTAAACTGCATATAGATGATATCGGTCCTGTTATTTTGGCTGATACGGTAGGCTTTATTCGTCACTTACCTCATGATCTTGTTGCCGCTTTCAAAGCGACTTTGACAGAAACACGAGAAGCTGACTTGCAGATCCATGTTGTTGATGTAGCCGACAACCGACGAAAAGAAAATATCGAAGAAGTACAGTCTGTTCTCAAAGAGATTGAGGCTGATGACATTATGCAATTGTTGGTTTATAACAAAATAGACCTACTCGAAGATGTTAGACCGAGAATAGACCGCAATGATGAAGGACAGCCGATCCGCGTTTGGTTATCAGCGCATAGTGGAGTTGGTACTGAGCTGCTTTCACAAGCTATTTCGGAACTGTTAGCGAAAAAAATATTTCACCATACCTTATGCATTCCTCCTGCGTTAGGTCGTTTGCGAGGCGCATTATTTAATTTAAATGCGGTGCAGCAAGAAGACTACGATGAGCAGGGTAATTGGCTTTTGCAGGTGCGTTTACCGCAAATTGATTGGGAGCGTCTGAAAAAAGATCAAGGTATGGATATAGAAAAATTTATTGAAACATAA